CATCTTCATCAATGTAAATAACCCTGAAAAAATCGCAGAATATGAAAAGAAATGGAGCGAGAAGAAAGAACGTCTCGACATGTGGATTTCCAAGGCAAGCGATTTAAAGCTCAACGAAAAGGGTAAAAGCCAGTTCGCCGTAATTCAGGAAAACTACAAACAATACGTGGAAGGATTTGGGCAACTGCTGGGGCAAATCAAGTCCGGCGCCATCACCAGCACTCAGCAGGCAAACGAGCAGATGAAACCGGTCAAGGACGCAGCCCACGCCATTGAGAAGGTATCCACAGAGGCGACACGGACGTCCTTCGAGATAAGTGACAAAAGGGCCAAGGAAGTCGACGACATCGGAAGAACCGCCGTCACAACAATAATCATCTGTCTGACCATTGCCCTTGTATTCGCCGTGGCCATAACCATCGTCATCACCCGCAGCATCACCAAACCTCTTAGAGCAATGAACTCCATGATGGACGACATAGCCCAGGGAGAGGGGGACCTGACCAAGCGGATCGAGGTTCTCTCCAACGATGAACTGGGTCGTCTGGGGTGCTCCTTCAACCTCTTTGTCGAGAAACTTCAGCAGATCATTGCCATGGTTGCTGAAAACACGTCCCAAGTGGCAGCGGCGGCCGGCCAGGTCTATTCCACGTCAGAACAGATGGCCACGGGCGCTGAAGAAGTGGCGGCCCAGGCAGGAACGGTGGCCACGGCCAGCGAGGAGATGGCGGCAACATCAAACGAAATTGCCAACAACTGCATGATGGCGGCAGAAGGATCACGGGAGGCCAGCAGTTCGGCCTCCGGCGGCAGCCGGGTGGTTGAGGAAACCATAACCGTCATGAACCGGATTTCGGAACGGGTGCGTGAAGCTGCCCAGACAGTTGAAGGCTTGGGTGCACGAAGTGACCTGATCGGCGAAATTATCGGCACTATCCAGGATATTGCCGACCAGACCAACCTGCTGGCCCTTAACGCCGCCATCGAGGCGGCCCGAGCCGGGGAACAGGGACGGGGATTTGCCGTGGTAGCCGACGAGGTGCGTGCCCTGGCCGAACGGACCACAAAGGCGACCCGGGAGATCGGCGAAATGATCAAGGGGATCCAGCAGGAAACCGGACGGGCTGTCTCTTCCATGGAAGAAGGGGTTAAAGAGGTGGCCACCGGCACCTCTGAAGCAGCCAAGTCGGGCGACGCCCTGCAGGAGATTCTCGACAGAATCAACGGGGTGACCGGCCAGGTGAGCCAGATTGCCACGGCGGCGGAACAACAGACTGCCACCACCGCCGAGATCACCAACAATATCCAGCAGATTACCACGGTTGTGGAAGCAACGGCCCGCGGCGCCCAGGAATCAGCGTCGGCGGCAAGCAGGCTGACCGGCCTGGCAACGGAACTGCAAGGGCTGGTGGGGCAGTTCAAGGTGTAAGCGCCGCATCTCTCCCTCGTCAACGGGAAAAGCCGGGATCTGCATCTCCTCGGCGAGATACGTCCAGGTAAAGGCCAAATACAGGAAGGGGGGCGATACATCCGCCCCCCCGGTTTCATTTTATGTCAGCCGGCGCACTCAGCTACGGCAGGTATTCCCGCGTGTTGTACTGTTGCAGGTAGAGCTGGTGCTCCCCGTCGACGGGATAGGTATCCGGCGGCGCGTAGGGATAACTTTGCATCCCGCGGTACGGTATCGGCTCAACTTCATTATTGTTGTCGAATACCTTGTAGTAAAGCTCCCCCTTCAGCACAAACCCGCGCTTCATACCTTCCGCAGGCTCTCCCGGCGACGGGAATACCATGTCCAGGGTATCGCCGTGCCGCATGATCACATACTTGTCGTCGCGGGCCGCCAGAGGCTCGCCCACATCCCCGAGGCGGGTGAACCGCCCGTAGCCGAGGGCATCCGGGATCAGGGGAAGATTGATGTCCTCGGCAATCAGCCGATGCTGCATCGTGCTCATCGCCCGGACCGCCCGACCCTCTTCACGCAGAGTCCCCGCCGAATGTTGCAGTTCGCGCACCGATACCGCCACGGGGGCAGAATCGTCGAGGCGCACCCGGTCCGCCAGCCAACGGCTCGCCGTGCGGACACCGACGTGAATCCTTATGCGGTGATCCTGGCTGATGAAGAGGTTCGACAAATCCACCACCATGGTCTTCAGATCGCCGGCAGGGGTACCGAAGGATTTGACCTTGACCCAGTTCCCGTCGTGGTCGACCACTTCCACAAAGGGCTGAACGACCTGATCGGTGACGAATTTTTTCACCCCGTAGACGGACCAGCCGTCGATCAGCAGCTTGGCGTACTCGGGGCGGGCAATGGGGCCGAAGTCCAGGGTATAGTAATCGAGGGAGCCGTCTACCGAAAGGGGTGCCGGGTTATCGTCCACCGCGGTGAGCCGGGCCAGGATGTCGTTGCCCTGCCTGTCCGTGGCCGACAGGGGGAGGACCGGGTTCCGCACCGTGTAGATGCGGAAGGGGTTGACGTAGCCGTAGTGGTACGTGTTCTCCCCCCCCGACGTTTCGATCCGGTACCCCTTGGGATAGTCAACGGCCAGAAGCCTGATCTCGTCGAGATAGGATATCTCCGGCAGCGATTCCCGCACTTTAACCCGATACTCGTTGTTGCCGTCGGCCGCCAGGCCGTAGAGGACGGTATAGATCGGCTGGAAGATCCCCACGTCCTTGCGCAGAGTGGCTGAGCCGAGGCCGAGGACCGGTCCCTGCAGGTCGGTCACATACCGGAAAGATGTGCCGTCCGAGGCGAAGACCAGCGGGCAACTGCCGCTCCAGCAACCGCCTCCGTCGCCGAACGCGTCCGTTGCCGACCAGGAGATGGCGTCGGGGTGGATGATATCCCGTGCCAGCACGCGCCAGGTGAAATACCCTTCGGGGGGCGCCTGGATTGTCAGGCTGGTGCCGGCCTGCCATCCCTGCAAGGCACCGTTCAGTTCAACGTTATAATCCACGGGATCGGCATCCGGCGCTGCCACCGCTGTCCATTCAAGCACGACCGGCACCGGGTTGACGCAGTCGCTCGCATACCCCCGGCTGCCGGGATTGATAATGGTGGAGGCCGGCGGGGGCAAGGCGGTGGTCAGCCGGAAGGAGCTTGCGGTTGACCATGCCGACACCGCCTCCGGGTGCCCGCCATCCCGGGCTTTGACCCGCCAGTACCAGGTATTGGCCGTTGAAAGGGAGGGGGTCCAGTTCGTCCCGCTGATCCAGCCGGAATTCTTCCTGTTGATGCTGTTAAAGGCGCTCGTCGTGTCCGCTTCTGCATAATATTCTACGGGGCCGTTGTCGGGGATATCCTGGGAGGCATTCCACTGCAAGGTGACGGCGCAGGAACCGGTGCAGAGCGCATCGGCCCGGGGATCGAGAGTTGGAACGGTCGGCGGAAGGGATATGGAAAAGGACTGGTCAGCCGAAGCGATGGAGCGGCCCGAGTAGGAAACGGAGCGGACGCGGTAGTGGTACGTGGTGTGATTTTCAAGATTATTCACCACCTGGACATGGTTTTTCACCAGGTCGGCCGTTCCCGCCGTCGCGCCATAACCGGCCGTGAGTCCGTAATCCACGAAGGTGCTGGCCGCGAGGCTTGTGTTCCAACTGATGGTGCCCCCCACTCCCGACAGATAGCTGGCCGTATAGTTTGAGACTGTCGGGCCGCTGGTTATGGTAATGGGGGGCTCGTAGGACCACGGGGTCACGACGTTCCACCCCTGGTCGTTCACGTTGCCGGTGTTCCCTTCATGGCAGGAGGATGGATAATTCCCCGGGCTGCTGTCACCATAGCTGCTGTAGCTTCCGGGGAAGTGGCCGCTCCCCTCTCCCCAATCGCCGGAGCTTGATCCCTGTAAAACCGGAGCATAGTTCAGCCCAAGGCGCCCCTTGTGCCTGTTATCGAGGCAATTGGTCACCATGAGACGGGGGAGTACGGCATTGGTGTGGGGACTGTGACACTTGGAGCAGGTATAGGTATGCTTGATGGTTCCGTTGGCGGTTTTCCAACCCTTGACCGATTCGTGGATCCGGTCCTTGCTCTTCCAGGTGTGGGTCACGCCGTCCGTAAGGCTCCCCTTGGCGTGACAGGTGAGGCATAGTCCGGCAAACCGGGAGTCCGGCTCTCTGATACCGGCGGCAACCGCATCGCTTGGCCGTGCGCCGAAACTGTTCTGATCGATGCGATAGGGAGATGTGCTGTACCAGCTCCTGGCAATCTGGGGGGAATTCCACTGGGGCGCCGCATCTTCCCGGTAGGGGGAGGTCACCCAGGTCCCCTTGAGCAATGGCACAGCGTATTGCATGTCGCCCCCCAGGGTCGGACTCACGCCGTGGGGGTCGTGGCAAGGGGTGCAGAGGCCGTCGATGCCCGATGCCGGCGAGGAGGCAAGGGGAGCGGACGCGCCGAAGTGCCCCCCCTTCACCAGGCTCTGCTGCTTGTAGACATACCGCTGCTTCGAGCCGTCAATTCCCGATGTCATGAAGGGAGAATCCCAGTAGCCGAGAATCGCCTGGCTCGCGCCGTAGGTGGAGGTGTAGCCCCAGGGGGTCGTGTAGCCCCGGAAAGCAAGGGCCTGTTTCGGCGTTGAACTGAGATGGCAGTCGAGACAGAGGCTGGCGCCGGGATTGCGGTAGTTTTTCTCGCCTGCGGAACCGCCGGCAGTCGGAGCATAGGTGGTCGAATAGCCGCCGAACCCCCTGACCGTCTGTTTGAGTATCCCCCCGCGGTTACGGCCGGTGGCACTCGAATAGCGGCTGGTGATCCCGGCAACGGCGGAGCCGTGGGAGTTATGGCAGTCGTAGCACTGGACCCCAACCGCGCCGCTGGTATTGGCGATTGTGCCGTCCACGCCGGTGGTGGTGTTCCAGCCCCGCTCGTTGGCGCCCGCATTGCCATGGGGTGAGAGTGCCTTGGCGATTTTCTTTTTGGCAACATTGGGAAGGGAGGCAGAGGTGTATTTCCCCCATGCCGTGGTGGCAGCCTGGGAATAGCGAGCGGCAACGCTGGTCCCGTCCCAGGCGTACTGCCGCGGAGTCTTGCCGTCGCCGAAGGGGACGGTGGCGTTGTTTTCGTCCCGGTGGCACCCGAGGCAATGGGTGCTCACCTTCTGGATCTCACCCCGCGAGCCGTTTGCCGTGTACTGGACGGCGGTTGCCGTCCCGGCCAGCTGGTACGATGCCGGCCGGGAGCCGAGCCCGTAAACCACCAGATCGACCGGGGCGCCGGGGTTCGCCGCTCCGCCATGGTAAGCGGCATTGATGGTGCCGTTTCCATTTGCCTCCCAGTGGCACTGGTAACAGTGGGAATTGGTGGCTCCACCCTGCACGTGATGGGAGCCGCCGCTGAACTGGGAAGTAACGGCAACCCGCTTTCCCTGGGCCACAGAATGGCAGTCGAGACAGGCTCCAACGCCCCATTGGGCAGAGGTGCCGCCATGGCATGAAATCCCGGAGCAGCCCCCGTAGCCGTCTCCCGGCTGCGTGGTGCCGGTATAGACGGTGCCGCCATACATGGGTGGAAACGCCACATTGATCCGATAGTTCACGTGAAGGGCGCCGTTGTTGTGGCAGGTGGACGCACATCCGTTGAGGGTATCCGATCCCCCGTAGTTGTGGCAGCGGGCGCACCGATCAGCCCCACCGGGGATGCCGCCCAGCGACTGGAGGTGCTTGGTGTGGCTGCCGGAAGAAATCTCGGGGGACGCCTGGGGCATGCCGCCGTACACATACGCATGCATATTGTCCGCAGCGTGGCAGGTGCCGCAGCGGCCATCATCCACGTTACCCCAGGTGGGGGACGCATACTCTCCCGGCTGGCCGCTGAGGGGGCCACCCGTGGCGCTCTGGCCGATACTGTGGCAGTACAGGTTGGTGCATTGCCCCGAAGTGGTGCTGGGAACCGGGGCCTGCGACCCGCTGGACATCCCCCGGTACAGGGCCTCCCGGAGCAGGGGGTGCGTGGCGGCATCAAAGCGCCAGTCGGCCCTGCCGTTCACATGGACGCCCGTATAGCCCGAATGGCAGACGGTACAACCAGTCTGCCGTCCATAAATGTAGTAAAACGCGGGGCTGGGAGGAACTGGCTTGCCGCCGCTGACGGGGGTGAAATAGGCCTGCCCCGCCGAAACGTGGGTCTTGTGGCTGCCACGCAGGGGAGGATTAGCGGAGGTCGCACCGTGGCACGATCCGCACTGGGCCGTTGATGCATCGCCCCAGGTTGGAACTGTGTTGGTGCCGCCATTCCTGTCGCCTTCCCGGCTCAAGGTTGAGCCATGGCAGTAGGTATTGCTGCAGGTGCCGTAGTTCTCCCGGTGCGCCGCAGCGCGGCTCGGCAGGTAGGCCGTTATGGCCGAAAAGGCCGCCGAATAGCTCTCCGTCACCACAAGCCCCCGTTTTCCGCCACTGGTGGCATGGGCGAAGGGACTCGGCTCGACAGTATGGTCGACGTGACATTTAACACAGTTGCCGGCGCCGCTGTAATACTCACCGTGCTTACCATGGCTGCCGGCGTCCCCCCCGGCGTAGCCGTTGCCGGCATCCCCCGAAGGAGGTGCGCCGTGGCAGGTCGAGCAGGTCGTCCCCGATGGGCTGCTCCCCCATACCGGAGTGGGAGATTCAAAATGGCAGTTCACCGCATTGCAGCTGCCAGGCACCGGGGAAGGGCTCTGCCTGAAGGCTGACGTGGAATTTCGATAGGGGGTCACAAGGGAAGAATCGTTAATGCGTCCCGCCACTTTGATCCATCCGTCACGGTGGGAAGATGTGTAGGACGAACTGCCGGGATGACAGGAAACGCAGGCGGCCGGCGATGCCGGCGTGGCCATGTGAGTACGGTGATTGCCGGCAAAACCGCCGGTTGTGATGGAGCGGAAAGCAGAATCGATGGGACGATAATCGCCGGAACTGCCATGGCACTGGTAACAGGCCATCGAAGCAGCGCATGCTTCAGGAGAAACGGAGGCAACGATAAAGCCGGCAACAAGGAGTAAACGGCTGCGTCCCCACCATGTCATCGTCATCATGCGTAGTCCCCCTTTTCAATGGCAAGACCCTGCACATGGCAAATAGAACACACCAATCACCCGGTCATTTGACTGAGCGATGACAAATTTCACCATCAGAGCACTTGGCGTTAAACCCTGCAAATCAGACAATTTTTTTATTACCTCTATCAACAACCTCCAAAAAACATCGCTACATCAATATTTTATACATTTATCATACCAACAAATTATCCATAACTCACTAAACCCAACCAATTCGGCAACCACTTAGGGGGAGGGCGCACGTATGCCCCGGCAGCCTGCCGGACTTCCAGGGATTTTGTGTGCCGCTGCCGGGTCACGGTTACATCAATCCGCTGGATTTGAAAATTTCGTTAAAAAATTTCTCAACTTTCAATCTGATTATCCGAATAGATAATATCTACGGATGAATTTTCTCTGAACAAACATCATCACACAAGGAGGACAGGGAATGTTCCATATTCCCAAAGGGGAACCGCTTGAGAACATGCGGCCGCCGGCATCGCCCGACCTCGCGCAACTGGAAAATCGACTGAAAGAGATGTCTGTCAATTTTCTCGGCAAAGCGGGCCCCAGGATGCTGGAGAAATTGCTCGGCGACCTTGGCGGCAGGGCAGCCTTGCAGGACCCTGCAAACGTAGCCCGCTTTCTCGACATGCTGGAGAAAAATGCCCGGTTGCTGACCGGAAGCTCGAGGGTTCAGGAGATGCTGAACGCATTCCGGAACGAACTACAAAACGGATTGGTGAATTAAGCGGAGGGTCTTGTGGAAACCGGATTTATCCATACTATCATGTTTGCCCTTGCCAACTTCGACATCGCATCGATAGGGGTTGAGGGGATTATTCTCGTTATCTGCTGGTTTTTTGCCGGGGTGGTAAGCCTTTCTTTCAGTTCAGGAAACACGAGGATCTGGACCAGTATTTCCACCGGCTCGTTCCTCATTTTTCTGAGCCAGATTTATGCGATAAACCCATGGATCCTCTGGAACAAGGTAACAGCTTTCCATTCCATCACCAGTGCCCTGGCCATTTTACTGATTGCCCACGGCTTCCTGGAATACTACATCTTCTGCCGCACGTTCGAGATTACCGGCAGCAAGAGCACGGTCTACTTCACAACCGTCCTGATATGCCTCCTGGCAGCCCTGCTGCTGATCGTCAACCCCAAACCCAATTACCACGTGCTCAGGGAATTCAAGGTAATCGAAACGGCAATATGGGTATTCCTGTCGCTGTTCGTTATCTTCCTGATCTACAAGATTTACCTCGTTATTGAGGGCTCCAACATTTCCAGGGGTTTCGTCGCCTTTGGCGTCGCTTTCCTGTTCATCTTCCTCTGGAAGGGCTCGCTACTGTATCTACAGATTTATCATTGGGACAAGGAATGGCTTGATATCATCGAATTCAGCGGCGAGGCCACCGACATCGGAACGTACCCCGGACGGGTGGCGGCGGCAACGGCCATCAACCAGGTTACCGGCTATCTCTCTGGACTTTCAGTCGGCGGCACCTTCATCTATCTGCTGCGGTTAATGCGGTAAGCCTAAAACCGGGATACTCACCTCCCCTTGACTCCGGGCCGCTTACCGCTACCCTTTACCCATGCCCGAATCGATTCTCGCCACATTTTCCGTCAGGCGCCTGGAGCTCATCGCCCCGGACGGGACCGCCGACGAGAGCTTACTCCCCGACCTCTCGGGGGATGAGTTGCGCCGCATCTACTACCTGCTGCTCCTCACGCGCACCTACGACGGCCGCGCCCTGGCCCTCCAGCGGGAGGGGCGGATCGGCACCTACCCGTCGGTCCTGGGGCAGGAGGCGGCCCAGGTGGGGAGCGCCTTCGCCATCCACGAGCGGGACTGGGTCTTCCCCTCATTCCGGGAGATGGGGGTCCACCTCACCCTCGGCTACCCGATACACCAGCTCTTCCAGTATTGGGGCGGGGACGAACGGGGGCTTCGAACTCCCGACGGGAAGAACATCTTTCCCATCTGCGTCTCGGTCGGCACCCACATACCCCACGCGGCAGGCGCTGCCCTGGCCGCCAAGGTCAGGGGAGACCGGATCGCCGTAGCGGCCTATTTCGGCGACGGCGGCACCTCCAAGGGGGATTTCCACGAAGGGCTCAACCTGGCGGGGGTCCTGGAACTCCCCGCGGTCTTACTCTGCCAGAACAACCAGTGGGCCATCTCGGTCCCCCTCTCCTCACAGACAGCCTCCCAAACCTTGGCACAAAAGGCGGTCGCCTACGGCTTCGACGGCATCCAGGTGGACGGCAACGACGTCCTGGCCGTTTACCGGGCCACCCGTGAAGCCCTGGAGAAAGCCCGAAACGGCGGCGGTCCCACCTTCATCGAATGCCTCACCTACCGGATGTCGGACCATACCACCTCCGACGACGCCAGCCGCTACCGCTCCCCCGAAGACCTGGAGAAATGGCGGGAGCGGGACCCGATCCTGCGCTACGAGCGGTTCCTGGCGAAACGGGGGCTCTGGAACGAGGACTACGCCGCCGAGATGAAGGGCAAGGCTGAAGGGGAAATCGACGAGGCGGTGCGGCGCTTCGAATCGATACCGCCACCGGAGCCGGGGGAGATGTTTGATACCGTCTGCGGGGAGTTGTCGGCAAGGCAGCGGCAGCAGGAAGAAACGTGGTAGGGGTGAAGCAACCGCTTCACCTGCTTCGCCCCTACGAAAATTCCTGTTTTCAAAACAGGTAACCCCCTGAATCTCCAGAACGGACAACACGTTGAGAATACACGAGGGTTTCGCGATGCCCCAACTGAACATGGTGCAAGCCATAAACCTCGCCCTGCGGGAGGAGATGGACCGGGACGGCCGGGTGGTGATCCTCGGGGAGGATGTGGGACGGGACGGGGGTGTCTTCCGGGCAACGGAGGGGCTCTTCGAGGCGTTCGGCCCGGAGCGGGTCATCGACACCCCCCTGTCGGAGTCGGCCATCGTGGGCGCTGCGGTGGGGATGGCGGCCTATGGCCTCCGCCCCGTGGCGGAGATCCAGTTCATGGGATTCATCTACTCTGCCATGGACCAGCTCTTTGCCCATGCCGCCCGCATCCGCACCAGGTCCCGGGGGCGCTTCACGGCGCCGCTGGTTGTCCGCACCCCCTACGGTGCCGGCATCAAGGCGCCGGAACTCCACGAGGAGAGCTCCGAGGCCTTCTTCTGCCACATGCCGGGGATAAAGGTGGTGGTCCCATCGGGGCCGGCCAACGCCAAGGGGCTTCTCACTGCCGCCATCCGCGACCCCGATCCGGTCCTCTTCCTGGAACCGACCCGCCTCTACCGTATGGTAAAAGAGGATGTGCCCGAAGGTGAGTACACGCTTCCCCTGGGAAAAGCCCGCATAGCCCTTCCGGGAAGCGCCGTCACGGTGGTTGCCTGGGGGAGCATGCTCCAGCGGACCATGAAAGCCGTTGAGGGATATGACGCCGAGGTTATCGACCCCATGACCCTCTCCCCCTTCGACCGGGAGACACTCCTGGCCTCGGTAAAAAAAACCGGCCGCCTCGTCATCGTCCACGAAGCCCCCCTCACCGGCGGCTTCGGCGCTGAAATCGCCGCCACCGTGGCGGAGGAGGCAATCCTGCATCTCCGGGGACCGGTCATGCGGGTGGCGGGCCCCGACGTGCCGGTCCCCCTGGCGAAGCTCATCGACTCCTACCTCCCGACGCCGGAGCGGATCCGGACGGCGCTGGACGAGGTATTGCGCTACTGAGGAGCCCCAATGCCCTTCGAATTCAAACTCCCCGATCTCGGAGAAGGAATCACCGAAGCCGAACTGAGAAAGTGGCTCGTGAAGGAAGGTGACGCCGTCCGCGAACACCAGCCCGTGGCCGAGGTGGAAACCGACAAGGCGGTGGTGGAAGTTCCCTCCCCCCGTGGCGGACGGGTCGGCCGGCTGGCGCGGCATGAGGGTGAAACGGTCCGGGTGGGGGAAACGCTCATTGCCATTATGGAGGAAGGGGAGGCGCCGCCGGAGCGGCCCAAGTCCGTGGGAATCGTAGGGGAACTGCCAGAAGCGGAGGAGGAGCGGGAGATTATCGCCACCCCCCTGGTGCGGAAACTGGCCAGGGAACGTGGGCTCGACCTGTCGAAGGTGCAGGGAAGCGGTCCCCGTGGGAGCATCACCCCCGACGATCTGGAGAAGCTTTCCGCCGCGCCGCCGCAGACGCAAGAGAGCTTCGGCCCCGTGGAACCGGTCCCCCTGCGTGGGGTGCGGCGCGCCGTGGCCCGCAACGTCATGGCCTCCCAGCGGAACACCGCCTTCGTCACCGGAATGGAGGAGGCGGACATCTCCGAACTCTGGGAGCTGCGCCGGCGCGAGCTGGGGGCCGTCGAGGCCAGGGGCGCCCATCTCACCTTTCTCCCCTTTTTCATCAAGGCGGTCCAGCATGCCCTGCGGGAGCACCCCTACCTGAACGCGGCCATCGACGACGCTGCCGAGACCATCGTCCTCAAGCGCCACTACCACTTCGGCATCGCCGTGGAAACCCCCGACGGCCTCATGGTGCCGGTCATCCGGGACGTGGACCGGAAGAGCATTATCCAGTTGGCGGCGGAGATCCAGGAACTGGGGAAAAAGGCCCGCACCCGGACCATCGCCCCCGAGGAACTCAAGGGGAGCACCTTCACCCTCACCAACTACGGCCACTTCGGCGGGGTCTTCGCCACCCCCATCATCAACTGGCCCGACGTGGCCATCCTCGGCTTCGGCCGCATCAGCCAGCGCCCCTGGATCCACAAGGGGCAGATTGCAATCCGCCGCATCCTCCCCCTTTCCCTCACCTTCGACCACCGGGTCACCGACGGGGCCGACGCGGCCCAGTTCCTCCTCAAGGTGGTCGCCTATCTGGAGGACCCTGCCCTACTCTTCATCGAGAGCGCCTGACACCGCGAACATTTTGCCACAAATCCCGCGCCATTCTTGCGTCGATCTTGTTTACACTTCTTGTCGATATCCCTTACACAAACATTCAGCCCTAAAACTGTCCTTACAAACAAAACACAATAATATCGAAATATTACAATTTGGCACGCCTATTGTTAGGTTTAAAGTCCAGTACACATCTTAAGGGGAATTTAATGAAATCAACACTGCTGTCGCTACTTATTGCCTCGTTTCTTATGTTCGGGTCCATGGCCCACGCCTTTTCCCTGTCCCTGACGCCCCAATCCCAGGAGTTTGCGGTGGGCGAAAATGCGACCTACACCCTGTCGGTTTCGGACCTCGATACCTCCCTTGTTTACTATTCCCTGGACATTTATTTCGACCA
The nucleotide sequence above comes from Geobacter benzoatilyticus. Encoded proteins:
- a CDS encoding dihydrolipoamide acetyltransferase family protein, with the translated sequence MPFEFKLPDLGEGITEAELRKWLVKEGDAVREHQPVAEVETDKAVVEVPSPRGGRVGRLARHEGETVRVGETLIAIMEEGEAPPERPKSVGIVGELPEAEEEREIIATPLVRKLARERGLDLSKVQGSGPRGSITPDDLEKLSAAPPQTQESFGPVEPVPLRGVRRAVARNVMASQRNTAFVTGMEEADISELWELRRRELGAVEARGAHLTFLPFFIKAVQHALREHPYLNAAIDDAAETIVLKRHYHFGIAVETPDGLMVPVIRDVDRKSIIQLAAEIQELGKKARTRTIAPEELKGSTFTLTNYGHFGGVFATPIINWPDVAILGFGRISQRPWIHKGQIAIRRILPLSLTFDHRVTDGADAAQFLLKVVAYLEDPALLFIESA